From the Lathyrus oleraceus cultivar Zhongwan6 chromosome 4, CAAS_Psat_ZW6_1.0, whole genome shotgun sequence genome, one window contains:
- the LOC127135423 gene encoding AP2-like ethylene-responsive transcription factor BBM1: MMHDANGRMNFMDSSHTATGKETEGFAEMNPNSFPVYDCSFTSMFFNDAQDPQSIDACLPVSTTVNNFGSGLDQSELNTGTELGGESSKDIVAVDPESPENTTHSTAKPTSKYKGVSRHRWMGRFEAHLWDNNCKQEGRVRKGRQVYLGEKCFY; encoded by the exons ATGATGCATGACGCCAATG GTCGGATGAATTTCATGGATTCATCACACACTGCAACAGGGAAGGAAACAGAAGGTTTTGCAGAAATGAATCCAAACTCGTTTCCAGTTTACGATTGTAGTTTTACTTCAATGTTTTTCAACGACGCACAAGATCCGCAATCGATTGATGCATGTCTACCGGTTTCTACTACTGTTAACAACTTTGGTTCTGGGTTGGATCAATCTGAATTGAACACTGGTACTGAGTTAGGTGGTGAGTCTTCCAAAGACATTGTTGCGGTGGATCCTGAAAGTCCTGAAAACACTACTCATAGCACTGCTAAACCAACTTCAAAATACAAAGGGGTTTCAAG GCACAGATGGATGGGTAGATTTGAAGCACATCTATGGGATAACAACTGTAAACAAGAGGGTCGTGTCAGGAAAGGCCGACAAG TGTATTTGGGTGAGAAGTGTTTCTACTAA
- the LOC127136966 gene encoding AP2-like ethylene-responsive transcription factor AIL6: protein LGGFEDEENAGRAHNLAALKYWGPTATTNFPVSDYAKELEEMKHEGKREFLTKLRRKSNGFARGTSQYRGVTRHHYRGKWQARIGRVSGNKDIYLGIFDSEEEAAEAYDIAALKYRGASAITNFEASRYDMEAISKNPLPIARATKRLRRSRQSEKNAPVTRIDQPQCTNMDSSNFQSTASLPYDPFHHFHPPTNTEIGTVQSAEIPTNAGTIIAGNATSI from the exons TTAGGTGGGTTTGAGGATGAAGAAAATGCAGGAAGGGCTCATAATTTGGCAGCATTGAAGTACTGGGGACCAACAGCTACCACAAACTTTCCT GTTTCTGATTATGCAAAGGAATTGGAGGAGATGAAACATGAAGGAAAGCGAGAATTTCTTACTAAACTGCGAAG GAAAAGCAATGGTTTTGCTAGGGGAACATCCCAATATAGGGGAGTTACAAG GCACCACTACCGTGGTAAATGGCAAGCAAGAATTGGACGAGTTTCTGGAAACAAAGATATATACTTGGGAATATTTG ATTCAGAAGAGGAAGCCGCAGAGGCTTACGATATTGCAGCTCTAAAATATAGAGGTGCAAGTGCTATAACAAATTTTGAGGCGAGTCGATATGATATGGAAGCTATATCGAAGAATCCTCTTCCAATTGCTCGAGCAACAAAACGCTTGAGACGTTCTCGACAATCAGAAAAGAATGCTCCTGTGACTAGAATTGATCAACCTCAATGCACAAATATGGATAGCAGCAACTTTCAGTCCACTGCTTCATTACCCTATGATCCTTTCCACCATTTTCATCCTCCCACCAATACAGAAATTGGCACAGTACAGTCTGCTGAAATTCCAACCAATGCAGGCACAATAATCGCAGGCAATGCCACCAGCATCTGA